The DNA segment CAGTAACAATTCTTCCTGCTTGGTATTTTGGTGAAGAGATTTTAGAGGTCTTACACTGGGCAAAAGAGCATTGGTATTTTGCAGCACCTTTTGGATTGATTATTGCTGGAAGCATAATCTTTTACTTTTATAAGGCAACTAAAAAAAAGGAGAAAAGTCTTGAAAGTTAGTTTAATTGAAAATGATTTTAAAAATGTAGAATCAGAATTAGAGATTTTTATAGTTGATGATATTGAAAATAGTAGTGATAAAGATATTTTAGAAAGTATTGGTTTTGAAGAGAAAGATGAATCTCTTGCACTTCTTCCTGAAATAGGAAGAATCTATGTTGGTTGTGAAGATGAAAATTATGAAAGTATAGCCATTGCAATTTCAACGGCAATTAGAAAATTCAAAACTACAAAATTTGAAACAGCAAAGATTGAGTTAAAAGATATGAACTTAAAAGCACTTGTTGAGGGTGCTCTTTTAGGAGAATATGAGTTTACCCAATATAAATCAGAGAAGAAAAAAAGTAAAAAGCAAGAGCTTTTAATTTGTGTTCCAAAAATTACACCTGAGATTAAAAAAAGCTTTGAAGAGTCAAAAATTATCTCAAAAGCAGTTAATAAAACAAGAGATATTGTAAATACAACTCCTGCTGATTGTTATCCAAAAATTATGGCTCAAACTGCTAAAAAAATTGCTAAAGACAATAATTTAGAGTGTGAAGTTTTTGGAGAGAAATATCTTGCAGAAAATGGAATGAATGCAATGCTAAGTGTAGGTAGAGCTTCTGTTCATGAATCAAAACTAATCCATTTAAGTTATAAACCAGAAAATGCTAAGAAAAAAGTTGTATTAGTTGGAAAAGGTTTAACTTATGATTCAGGTGGGCTTTCACTTAAACCAGCTGATTATATGGTAACAATGAAGAGTGATAAAAGTGGAGCTTCGGCGGTATTAGGAATAATGAGTGCTGTTTCTAAACTAAATCTTCCAATTGAAATTCATGGAATTATTGGTGCTGTTGAGAATATGATAGGTGGAGATGCCTATAAGCCAGATGATGTTTTAGTAGCAAGAAATGGTAAAACAATAGAGGTTAGAAATACTGATGCTGAAGGAAGACTTGTTCTTGCAGATTGTCTTTGTTATGCTCAAGATGAGATTGAAGATATTGATTATATCTTTGATTTTGCTACTTTAACAGGTGCTTGTGTTGTTGGAGTTGGTGAATATACTATTGGAATTATGGGAAATAATACAGTTTTAAAAAGAGAAGTTGTATCAAACACTTTAGAAGCAGGGGAGTATGCAACTACACTTCCTTTTAATAGATTTTTGAGAAAAACAATTAAATCTGAAATTGCAGATATTTGCAATGTGGCAAATACAAGATATGGTGGAGCAATCACAGCAGGACTATTTTTGGATAATTTTATAAATGAAGAGAATAAAGATAAATGGGTTCACTTTGATATAGCTGGACCTGCATATGTGGAAAAAGCTTGGGGATATAATCCTCATGGAGCAAGTGGAGCTGGAGTTAGAGCAACTTTACAGTTTCTAAAAACAATTGAATAAATTTTGCGTTAGGAATAGATATGATTAAAATGGATAAAAAAGCAAAAGTTTTAGTTATCGGTGATTTGATGATTGACTCTTATTTGATTGGACATTGTGACAGGATAGCACTTGATGCACCTGTTGCAATTGTTGATGTAAAAGAGGAAAAAGATGTTTTAGGTGGAGCTGGAAATGTTATTAGAAATCTAGCTTCACTTGGAGCAAAAGTGAGTGTAATGTCTGTTGTGGGAAGTGATGATAATGCAAAACTTTTAAAACATATGTTAGATGAAGTGGAAACAAAATCTTTTCTTTTGGAACAAAAAGGGAGAAAAACTTCTAAAAAAACAAGAATTATGACTGCAAATCAACAAATATTTAGATTTGATCATGAAAGCAGAAATAATATCTCTTTTGATAACGTTAAAAAACTTTATGAAAAACTTCAAGAGAAAATAAACGCTTATGATGTTATTTTACTTGCAGATTATGGGAAAGGTGTTTTAACAAAAGATTTTACACAAAAAATTATCTCTTATGCAAATAAAAATAATGTTAAAACTGTAGTTGATCCATTTGGAACAGATTATAGTAAATATCAAGGTGCCTATTTAATTATTCCAAATAAAACTGAAGCAATAACTGCAACTGGAATAGAGATAGAAAATAGTGATGATTTGCTTGAAGCACTAAAAGAGATAAAAAATAAATTTGAAACCAAAGAGGCAATTATTACTTTATCAGAACAAGGTGTAGCTTTATTAAAAGATGATAAGTTATCAGTTCTTCCAACTGTACCTTTAGAAGTATATGATGTAACAGGTGTGGGAGATACTCTTTTAGCATCAATTGGTTTTGCCCTTGCCCTTGATAATGATATTGTTGCTTCTTTAGAGTTTGCAAATCTTGCAACTGGAGTTGTATTAAGAAAAGCAGGAACTGCAACAGTATCACTTGCTGAGATTGAATCAGACCAAGTGGATTTAGATAAAAAAATTATTGAGACACATTTAAGTTGTCAATTAAAATAAAAGGAAATTAATGGGATTAGGTGTAGGAATAGTAGGTCTTCCAAACGTAGGTAAATCAACAACTTTTAATGCTTTAACAAAAGCACAAAATGCAGAGGCGCAAAACTATCCATTTTGTACAATTGAACCAAACAAAGCAGTTGTGCCTGTACCAGATAAAAGACTTGATGCATTAGCAAAAATTGTAAATCCTAATAAGATTCAACATTCAACTATTGATTTTGTTGATATTGCAGGACTTGTTAGAGGAGCCTCAAAAGGTGAAGGTCTTGGAAATCAATTTCTTTCAAATATTAGAGAAGTTGAAGTTATTTTGCATATGGTAAGATGTTTTGAAGATGGTAATATTACTCACGTTGAAGGTGATGTTAATCCTATTAGAGATATTGAAATTATAGAAACTGAACTTATTTATGCAGATATTTCTCAATTGGAAAAAAAGATTGATAAACTGAAAAAACAATCAAAAGGTTCAAAAGAAGCAGCTTCAATGTTAGTTGTAGCAGAAGCTGTATATAAACATATTGATGAACTTAAACCTGTAAAAACTTTTGAAGATAAAGATAGTGAGCAGTTTATCCTTTTAGATAAAGAACTTAGATTTTTATCTAATAAAGATGTAATTTATGGGGCAAATGTTGATGAAGATTCATTGGCAAATGGCGGTAATGAGTATGTTGAAACAGTAAGAACATATGCGCAAGAAGTTGGTGCAGATGTTATTATGCTTTGTGCAAAAATCGAAGAAGAGTTAGTGGGACTTGAAGATGAAGAGGCAAAAGAGTTTTTGACTGATTTAGGTGTTCAAGAGTCAGGTTTGGAACAAATTATTCAAAAAGCATTTGACAAACTTGGACTTCAATCATACTTTACAGCAGGTAAAATAGAAGTTAGAGCTTGGACTATTAGAAAAGGGACAAAAGCTCCACAAGCAGCAGCAGTTATCCATAATGATTTTGAAAAAGGTTTTATCAAAGCTGAAGTTATTTCATATGAAGATTATGTAAATTTTGGTGGTGAAACTAAATGTAAAGAGGCTGGGAAATTGAGACTTGAAGGTAAAGAATACATTGTTCAAGATGGCGATGTAATGCACTTTAGATTCAATACTTGATAAGGTAATTAAAAATAGATATAATTATTATCTAATAAAGCAGGAGTTAATCGTGACAGAAAATATTATTGAAAAAATTGAATCTCTTCCTCCTTTACCTAAGACTGTTATAGAAATTGAAGAGTTTAGACAACAACAAGAAAAAGAGCCTTATGATCTTTTGAAAATTATTGAAAAAGATGCTCTTATTGTCTCAACCCTTCTAAAAGTTTCAAACTCTGCAATGTTTGGTTTTAGAAGTAAAGTTGAGACAGTAAGTAAAGCGATAAACCTTTTGGGGATTAATTTTACTATTTCAATAGCTATTGGTGGAACTATACAAAATCTATTGAAAACAAATTTGTCTCCATATGGGATTAATAGTGATGATTTTATGAAAGCCTCAAATTTGGCAACAACATTGGCTTCTTTGTGGTTAGGTAGAGTCTCTTTTGATTTAAAAGAGGAGCTTGTTTTACCAGCGTTATTACAAGAATCAGGAAAGTTCG comes from the Halarcobacter ebronensis genome and includes:
- the ychF gene encoding redox-regulated ATPase YchF codes for the protein MGLGVGIVGLPNVGKSTTFNALTKAQNAEAQNYPFCTIEPNKAVVPVPDKRLDALAKIVNPNKIQHSTIDFVDIAGLVRGASKGEGLGNQFLSNIREVEVILHMVRCFEDGNITHVEGDVNPIRDIEIIETELIYADISQLEKKIDKLKKQSKGSKEAASMLVVAEAVYKHIDELKPVKTFEDKDSEQFILLDKELRFLSNKDVIYGANVDEDSLANGGNEYVETVRTYAQEVGADVIMLCAKIEEELVGLEDEEAKEFLTDLGVQESGLEQIIQKAFDKLGLQSYFTAGKIEVRAWTIRKGTKAPQAAAVIHNDFEKGFIKAEVISYEDYVNFGGETKCKEAGKLRLEGKEYIVQDGDVMHFRFNT
- a CDS encoding leucyl aminopeptidase, producing the protein MKVSLIENDFKNVESELEIFIVDDIENSSDKDILESIGFEEKDESLALLPEIGRIYVGCEDENYESIAIAISTAIRKFKTTKFETAKIELKDMNLKALVEGALLGEYEFTQYKSEKKKSKKQELLICVPKITPEIKKSFEESKIISKAVNKTRDIVNTTPADCYPKIMAQTAKKIAKDNNLECEVFGEKYLAENGMNAMLSVGRASVHESKLIHLSYKPENAKKKVVLVGKGLTYDSGGLSLKPADYMVTMKSDKSGASAVLGIMSAVSKLNLPIEIHGIIGAVENMIGGDAYKPDDVLVARNGKTIEVRNTDAEGRLVLADCLCYAQDEIEDIDYIFDFATLTGACVVGVGEYTIGIMGNNTVLKREVVSNTLEAGEYATTLPFNRFLRKTIKSEIADICNVANTRYGGAITAGLFLDNFINEENKDKWVHFDIAGPAYVEKAWGYNPHGASGAGVRATLQFLKTIE
- a CDS encoding bifunctional heptose 7-phosphate kinase/heptose 1-phosphate adenyltransferase, giving the protein MIKMDKKAKVLVIGDLMIDSYLIGHCDRIALDAPVAIVDVKEEKDVLGGAGNVIRNLASLGAKVSVMSVVGSDDNAKLLKHMLDEVETKSFLLEQKGRKTSKKTRIMTANQQIFRFDHESRNNISFDNVKKLYEKLQEKINAYDVILLADYGKGVLTKDFTQKIISYANKNNVKTVVDPFGTDYSKYQGAYLIIPNKTEAITATGIEIENSDDLLEALKEIKNKFETKEAIITLSEQGVALLKDDKLSVLPTVPLEVYDVTGVGDTLLASIGFALALDNDIVASLEFANLATGVVLRKAGTATVSLAEIESDQVDLDKKIIETHLSCQLK
- a CDS encoding HDOD domain-containing protein encodes the protein MTENIIEKIESLPPLPKTVIEIEEFRQQQEKEPYDLLKIIEKDALIVSTLLKVSNSAMFGFRSKVETVSKAINLLGINFTISIAIGGTIQNLLKTNLSPYGINSDDFMKASNLATTLASLWLGRVSFDLKEELVLPALLQESGKFVIADIIASNNKVEEFQELLATGKPIAQCEMETIGLTTSEVTARIFKHWNLSDNLINVIEKVDDLDNCNPEYLQKSQILFVLKSICNIRDCFSQESIGYGIAKAKSFNLETKNLETSIEKLQDRLLDE